A genomic window from Malassezia vespertilionis chromosome 6, complete sequence includes:
- the YPT52 gene encoding GTP-binding protein of the rab/ypt (EggNog:ENOG503NVI3; COG:U), translating into MTGESSVGKSSIALRFVKDQFDDFRESTIGAAFLTQTVRRDEDTTVKLEIWYVPAAKLIAGIPLGKSDTNRWHRCTTEMHTESLEKAKGWIRELQRHADANIVIALVGNKLDLGDTRRMISTEDGAKYAESEGLMFMETSAKTPTNITELFDAITKKLPLDRGMGAAQKRQAGTNAAAATQQGRGTAPVQLNAAPPRQEDACGC; encoded by the exons ATGACAGGAGAGTCGTCTGTGGGAAAGTCGAG catcgcgctgcgctttgtCAAGGACCAATTCGATGATTTCCGCGAGAGCACGATTGGAG CTGCATTCCTTACGCAGACAGTGCGTCGTGATGAGGATACGACTGTAAAGTTGGAAATTTGGTACGTGCCTGCAGCCAAACTCATTGCAGGGATACCGCTGGGCAAGAGCGATACAAATCGCTGGCACCGATGTACTACCGAAATGCACACT GAATCGCTCGAGAAAGCAAAAGGCTGGATCCGCGAGCTCCAGCGCCACGCCGATGCCAACATTGTGATTGCGCTTGTCGGGAACAAGCTCGACCTGGGAGATACACGGCGTATGATCTCGACCGAAGATGGCGCCAAATATGCCGAGTCTGAGGGTCTCATGTTCATGGAGACATCGGCCAAGACACCGACAAATATCACCGAGCTCTTCGATGCGATTACAAAAAAACTGCCTTTGGACCGTGGGatgggcgcggcacagAAGCGGCAGGCGGGCACGAATGCAGCTGCCGCTACACAGCAGGGCCGTGGCACTGCACCTGTGCAGCTGAATGCTGCGCCACCGAGGCAGGAAGACGCTTGTGGTTGCTAA
- the pan6 gene encoding pantoate--beta-alanine ligase (AMP-forming) (EggNog:ENOG503NV6K; COG:H): MNPVRVFDGVVPYRAWRDESIRQGQSVGFVPTMGALHEGHLSLVDASLAENDMTIVSVFVNPAQFAPHEDLADYPRTLDSDLAQLHAREAKAKTRGRLAVLIPTVKDVYPHGFTQEVAQQVGAFVEVKGLSHQMEGQTRPTFFRGVATVVTKLFNIVMPDKAYFGQKDIQQAIVIRRLTDDLLFRYPHGAHNVRVLPTARDPADHVALSSRNAYLNAQGRAAAPLLYKALSAGKQTWEALLADPSVSTAARVRTTLDTATRVVELGNATLTAQSDTAHASVALDYLLLNDPSTLAPLDQDSFSARSAILSGALWIRNDASDKQPCTRIIDNLLLGFELG, translated from the coding sequence ATGAACCCGGTTCGCGTATTTGACGGTGTAGTGCCGTATCGGGCATGGCGCGATGAATCTATTCGCCAAGGGCAGTCCGTTGGATTCGTTCCGACGATGGGCGCACTGCACGAAGGACACTTGAGTCTTGTCGACGCATCCCTCGCGGAGAACGACATGACGATTGTGTCCGTCTTTGTTAATCCCGCACAGTTTGCGCCTCACGAAGATCTGGCCGACTATCCCCGCACGCTCGACAGCgaccttgcgcagctgcacgcccgAGAAGCGAAAGCGAAAACGCGAGGCCGTCTTGCGGTGCTCATTCCCACGGTAAAAGATGTGTACCCGCATGGATTCACCCAGGAAGTGGCTCAGCAGGTCGGCGCTTTTGTAGAAGTCAAAGGCCTTTCGCACCAAATGGAAGGACAAACGCGGCCGACATTTTTTCGCGGCGTTGCGACGGTGGTCACCAAGCTATTCAACATCGTCATGCCAGACAAGGCCTACTTTGGTCAGAAAGATATCCAGCAAGCGATCGTGATCCGCCGGCTGACAGACGACCTGCTATTCCGCTatccgcacggcgcacacaATGTGCGCGTCCTTCCTACAGCGCGCGATCCAGCTGACCATGTCGCACTGAGCAGCCGGAATGCATACCTGAATGCGCaaggccgcgccgccgcgccgctgctttaCAAGGCACTTTCCGCCGGCAAGCAGACGTGGGAGGCACTGCTCGCAGATCCATCCGTGTCtactgccgcgcgcgtgcgcacaacTTTGGACACGGCGACGCGGGTCGTTGAACTAGGAAACGCCACACTTACCGCACAGTCGGATACTGCACAtgcgagcgtcgcgcttgaCTATCTCTTGCTCAACGATCCCTCGACTCTGGCGCCACTGGATCAAGATTCGTTTtcagcgcgcagcgcgatccTGAGCGGTGCACTATGGATCCGTAACGATGCAAGCGACAAGCAACCATGCACACGCATTATCGATAACCTGCTGCTGGGATTCGAGTTGGGATAG
- the fma1 gene encoding methionyl aminopeptidase (COG:O; MEROPS:MER0001342; EggNog:ENOG503NUS5) produces MTELFDPWEKARKFKYSGTIRALYPLSPKTKMPSSIKRPNYGREAEGVRVVAQLAREALEEVAAIVRPGITTDELDRALVAAAVKRGCYPSPLGYHGFPKSVCTSLNEVICHGIPDQRALLDGDILNIDVTLYHNGFHGDLNATYPVGDSARANETNMRLTHTARTCLDAAIAICGPGMPYAEIGHVINPIAEKNGCVVVRDYTGHGIGRVFHGPPSIFHYPTKKAYGIMQPGHIFTYATCNTNSSIEPMINLGTELRNIEWPDNWTIATADGSYSAAAEETLLITEDGVEILTAKGGPQRLDTTAARERQMEARRARK; encoded by the exons ATGACGGAACTGTTCGACCCCTGGGAGAAAGCTCGTAAATTCAAGTACTCAGGCACGATACGTGCGCTCTATCCCCTGAGCCCTAAGACCAAGATGCCTTCTTCGATCAAGCGGCCAAATTATGGACGCGAAGCC GAGGGTGTGCGTGTTGTGGCCCAG CTCGCGCGTGAGGCACTCGAGGAAGTTGCTGCGATTGTGCGGCCAGGGATAACCAccgacgagctcgaccGTGCGCTCGTGGCGGCAGCTGTGAAGCGGGGCTGCTACCCGAGCCCGCTCGGATACCATGGATTTCCCAAGAGCGTGTGCAC CTCGTTGAATGAAGTCATTTGCCACGGAATTCCAGATCAGCGCGCGTTGCTCGACGGCGATATTCTCAACATTG ATGTGACGCTTTATCATAACG GGTTCCACGGCGACTT GAACGCAACGTACCCTGTCGGCGACTCGGCGCGAGCGAACGAGACAAACATGCGCCTGACCCATACCGCGCG CACGTGTCTCGATGCGGCGATTGCCATCTGTGGCCCAGGGATGCCGTACGCAGAGATTGGCCATGTGATCAACCCCATTGCGGAAAAGAACGGCTGCGTGGTAGTGCGCGACTACACTGGCCACGGCATCGGTCGCGTTTTCCACGGGCCGCCGAGCATATTCCATTATCCAACCAAAAAG GCCTATGGAATCATGCAGCCCGGACAT ATTTTCACGTACGCGACTTGCAACACTAACAGCAGTATTGAACCAATGATCAACCTGGGAACGGAGCTACGGAACATCGAGTGGCCGGACAACTGGACCATCGCGACTGCCGATGGAAGCTAttctgctgctgcagaAGAGACATTGCTCATCACTGAAGACGGTGTCGAGATCCTCACCGCAAAAGGCGGCCCCCAGCGTCTGGACACGACCGCGGCACGCGAGCGCCAAATGgaggcgcgtcgtgcgcgcaaaTAG
- the TAH18_2 gene encoding NAPDH-dependent diflavin reductase (COG:C; EggNog:ENOG503NUCM; BUSCO:EOG09261QR5): MQSGMLGADEAPHTVPQRELTILYATETGNAEEVAERIARIAYRRAIQVRLYNVADYDKMDLISETYLIFVVATSGNGEFPPNARPFWRFLLRKNLPVDILSDVTFTTFGLGDSTYKRFCRAARLLTARMKGLGAHLWFEDGEADDQHYLGIDGAFLPWAEQLENHLESAMPLPPGMQIIPPNIPLPPRIQVQIGTPYTAEHDAEFEGMYATVVKNERMTAADHWQDVRLFELDLPPETVLPAYQAGDVVCLFPQNNAEDVAHLLQRLHWTDQADRLLTLTNTTPARPLPPMLSRENASGRLTLRKLLTDFLDPFSVPRRSFFEAIQHFSPPDHLEHEKLTEFLQPGEGTEDMYEYAQRVRRTMAEVLHEFKSLDIPINCVMELFPLMRERQYSIASAPSVFAHRIQLVAALVEYKTRLQKPRQGVCSQWLKQLPVGSVVPLRILKGTLLMPATPMPVLAIGPGTGIAPLRSIIQERIVAQPPELDNVVLTGCRYKDRDCLFHTEWAALVQGRIPSTWNMMLGTADMPLADKDRELRQELVHFIAASRDHEQKVYVQDVLREQGALVWEILGLRRGMAYLCGYVICTL; the protein is encoded by the exons ATGCAGTCGGGTATGCTCGGTGCAGAtgaagcgccgcacacagTGCCACAGCGTGAACTTACAATCCTATACGCGACCGAGACGGGCAATGCAGAAGAAGTCGCTGAGCGAATTGCCCGCATCGCATATCGGCGCGCCATCCAAGTGCGCCTGTACAATGTAGCCGACTACGACAAGATGGACCTTATCTCGGAAACGTACCTCATTTTTGTTGTTGCGACCTCAGGAAATGGCGAGTTTCCGCCTAATGCGCGTCCATTTTGGCGTTTCTTATTGCGCAAGAACCTGCCAGTGGATATCTTATCTGATGTGACGTTCACCACGTTCGGGCTTGGCGATTCAACTTACAAGCGCTTCTGCCGGGCGGCACGTTTGCTGACTGCGCGGATGAAAGGGCTTGGTGCGCATCTATGGTTTGAAGATGGTGAGGCAGATGACCAGCACTATCTGGG CATCGACGGCGCGTTTCTCCCATGGGCGGAGCAGCTCGAAAATCATTTGGAATCGGCCATGCCGCTTCCACCAGGGATGCAGATCATACCTCCCAACATCCCACTTCCCCCACGAATCCAAGTACAGATTGGCACACCGTATACCGCCgagcacgatgcagagTTTGAGGGCATGTATGCCACCGTCGTCAAGAATGAGCGCATGACTGCGGCAGACCACTGGCAGGATGTGCGCCTTTTTGAGCTTGATTTGCCTCCCGAGACTGTGCTACCTGCATACCAAGCTGGCGACGTCGTATGCTTATTCCCTCAGAACAATGCAGAAGATGTAGCACACCTCTTGCAAAGGCTCCACTGGACTGACCAGGCGGATCGTCTACTCACGCTCACCAACACAACACCAGCGCGGCCGCTTCCGCCCATGCTTTCGCGGGAGAATGCATCCGGACGCCTTACACTGCGCAAGCTTCTGACCGACTTTCTGGACCCTTTTtccgtgccgcgccgctcattTTTTGAGGCAATTCAGCATTTTTCGCCGCCGGATCACCTTGAGCACGAGAAATTGACAGAATTCTTGCAGCCAGGTGAAGGCACAGAGGATATGTACGAATATGCGCAGCGTGTACGACGCACGATGGCAGAAGTGCTGCACGAATTCAAGAGCCTGGATATCCCAATAAACTGCGTCATGGAACTTTTCCCGCTCATGCGCGAACGTCAGTACAGCATTGCAAGCGCTCCTTCG GTATTTGCCCATCGCATTCAGCTGGTCGCCGCATTAGTCGAGTACAAGACACGCCTGCAAAAACCACGTCAAGGCGTGTGCAGTCAATGGCTGAAGCAATTACCGGTGGGCTCCGtggtgccgctgcggaTCCTCAAAGGAACATTGCTCATGCCTGCAACCCCGATGCCCGTGCTTGCCATTGGCCCTGGCACAGGaattgcgccgctgcgatCGATCATACAGGAGCGTAtcgtcgcgcagccgcCGGAGCTCGACAATGTCGTGCTCACTGGCTGTCGCTACAAGGACCGGGACTGTCTGTTTCATACGGAatgggcggcgctcgtACAAGGCCGCATTCCAAGTACATGGAATATGATGCTAGGAACCGCAGACATGCCATTGGCTGACAAGGATCGAGAACTTCGCCAAGAGCTCGTCCATTTTATTGCGGCGAGTCGCGATCACGAGCAAAAAGTCTATGTGCAagatgtgctgcgcgagcaaggTGCACTGGTCTGGGAGATCCTtggcttgcgccgcgggATGGCATACTTGTGCGGGTACGTAATTTGCACACTCTGA
- a CDS encoding uncharacterized protein (COG:J; EggNog:ENOG503NUBV) — protein sequence MSSIGKLFGDSADPRTTRCAAATKANGLAVDIVPAQPSAGAGKPENLVSKFEGTDGFVLTESRAIVKYIAALSDNNQLNGTDLKSQAKVDQWINFADNEIFMPLSDLHSLFNGDVPYNKTAEQRASALLQHGLTELEQHLAAQTFVVGHRLTSADLTVAANVYAVFTELLGEASRAKYPHTLRYVQLIVNQRALSGVFTTPIPFAKEDAKFVPPKKEKKPEKPKETAAPAAAAAPAAADDDEEKPVAKPKNPLDALPKSTFNLEDWKRVYSNEDTRAKALPWFYEHFDADGYSIWRFDFKYNDELTQVFMSANQIGGFFTRLEGCRKYAMGTAGVFGKANDSTISGVVMVRGKDWVPVLSCAPDIESYDVTPLELSKPEEKKFFEDMLAWEAVIDGREWADGKMLK from the exons ATGTCTTCCATTGGAAAGCTCTTCGGCGACTCTGCAGACCCTAGGACcacgcgatgcgctgctgctaCAAAGGCCAACGGCCTCGCAGTCGACATTGTGCCTGCGCAGCcgagcgctggcgctggtaAGCCCGAGAACCTCGTCTCCAAGTTCGAGGGCACCGACGGCTTCGTGCTGACCGagtcgcgcgcgattgTCAAGTATA TCGCCGCTCTTTCGGACAACAATCAGCTTAATGGCACCGATCTCAAATCGCAGGCCAAGGTCGACCAGTGGATCAACTTTGCCGACAACGAAATCTTCATGCCACTCTCTGACTTGCACAGCCTCTTCAACGGTGACGTCCCTTACAATAAGACTGCTGAGCAGCGTGCTTCTGCACTTCTTCAGCATGGCCTTACCGAACTCGAGCAgcaccttgccgcgcagaCGTTTGTCGTTGGCCACCGCCTCACGAGCGCGGATTTGACAGTAGCAGCCAACGTATACGCTGTCTTCAccgagctgcttggcgaggcTTCGCGTGCCAAGTACCCTCACACTCTCCGCTATGTGCAGTTGATAGTGAATCAGCGTGCGCTCAGCGGCGTGTTCACCACGCCTATTCCGTTTGCTAAGGAGGACGCCAAGTTCGTCCCCCCGAAGAAGGAGAAGAAGCCCGAGAAGCCCAAGGAAACTGCTGCTCCtgctgcggctgctgctcctgctgctgcagacgACGATGAAGAGAAGCCCGTCGCAAAGCCCAAGAACCCGCTGGATGCGTTACCAAAGTCTACTTTTAACCTGGAGGACTGGAAGCGCGTATATTCCAACGAGGATACgcgtgccaaggcgctccCCTGGTTTTACGAGCACTTCGATGCCGATGGCTACAGCATCTGGCGCTTCGACTTCAAGTACAACGACGAGCTCACGCAGGTGTTCATGAGCGCTAACCAGATTGGCGGCTTCTTCACCCGTCTCGAGGGCTGCCGCAAGTACGCTATGGGCACTGCCGGTGTGTTTGGCAAGGCCAACGACAGCACCATTTCCGGTGTCGTCATGGTCCGTGGCAAGGACTGGGTTCCTGTGCTCAGCTGCGCTCCGGATATCGAGAGCTACGATGTGACGCCGCTCGAACTGAGCAAGCCCGAGGAAAAGAAGTTTTTTGAGGACATGCTTGCATGGGAGGCTGTCATTGACGGTAGGGAGTGGGCCGACGGCAAGATGCTCAAATAA
- the PRE9 gene encoding proteasome endopeptidase complex (COG:O; MEROPS:MER0000554; EggNog:ENOG503NVH4): protein MSRRYDSRTTTFSPEGRLYQVEYAMEAISHAGTVIGILAKDGVVLAAEKKVTSKLLEQDKSSEKIFQLSGNVLTGVAGLTADANSLVNYARNAAQNFLVSYDDEMPVEQLVQRVCDLKQGYTQFGGLRPFGVSFLYAGYDPHHRFQLYQSDPSGNYSGWKASCIGVNNGTATSLLKQEYKEDMNMQEALGMAARTLSKTMDTTSMESDKLEFAVLTLGSNEHVQPHILTPAEIDAVLAREKLSKSETDGAMRVDA from the coding sequence ATGTCGCGCAGGTACGATTCGAGGACAACGACATTCTCTCCTGAGGGGCGCCTGTACCAGGTTGAGTATGCGATGGAGGCCATTTCACATGCAGGCACCGTCATCGGCATTCTTGCCAAGGACGGTGTggtgcttgccgcggaGAAGAAGGTGACgagcaagctgctcgagcaagacAAGAGCTCCGAAAAAATCTTTCAACTCAGCGGCAACGTACTTACCGGTGTAGCTGGGCTGACAGCTGATGCAAACTCGCTGGTGAACTATGCGCGGAATGCCGCACAAAACTTCCTTGTCTCATACGACGACGAAATGCctgtcgagcagctcgtaCAGCGGGTGTGCGACCTAAAGCAAGGATACACACAGTTTGGTGGCCTGCGTCCATTTGGTGTATCTTTTCTGTACGCGGGGTATGACCCTCACCACCGCTTCCAGCTGTACCAATCGGACCCCTCGGGGAACTACTCTGGCTGGAAGGCGAGCTGCATTGGGGTGAACAACGGCACAGCAACTAGCCTGCTGAAACAGGAATACAAGGAAGATATGAATatgcaagaggcgctcggcatgGCTGCGCGGACGCTGAGCAAGACGATGGACACGACATCTATGGAAAGTGACAAGCTCGAATTTGCCGTGCTCACTCTGGGCTCGAACGAGCACGTCCAACCGCATATCCTGACCCCCGCTGAGATCGatgctgtgcttgcgcgggAAAAGCTTTCCAAGTCGGAGACGGacggcgcgatgcgtgTAGATGCATAG
- the PBP2_2 gene encoding PAB1 binding protein (COG:A; EggNog:ENOG503NYWM), giving the protein MGTVGIPVKLLHEAVGHIVTIELKGGANYRGRLFDAEDNFNVTMKDVAVTARDGKQTHLNSVYIRGNMIRFMAVPDMLQQAPMFKRVGPNAMKGRGIGSARGRATILRGTFPQH; this is encoded by the exons ATGGGCACTGTAGGAATTCCGGTGAAGCTCCTCCATGAGGCGGTCGGCCACATTGTGACGATCGAGCTCAAGGGTGGCGCGAACTACCGTGGTCGCCTTTTTGATG CTGAGGACAACTTCAATGTGACAATGAAGGATGTCGCCGtgacggcgcgcgatgggAAGCAGACGCATCTCAACAGTGTATACATTCGTGGGAATATGATTCGGTTTATGGCTGTCCCGGAtatgctgcagcaagcgcccaTGTTCAAGCGTGTTGGCCCGAACGCGATGAAGGGTCGCGGCATTggaagcgcacgcggcCGCGCAACAATCCTACGCGGTACGTTTCCGCAGCACTAA